The proteins below come from a single Eubacterium limosum genomic window:
- a CDS encoding YeeE/YedE thiosulfate transporter family protein: MKEFFQKLSKNDFYKKLMKEPLTYVAGAVLLSVFQIAHLASLGSAWGVTSAFADWGAWIYQGLGGDVSSWAYFAGEKAQHTLAAGFLHDGGSIRNIGIIVGALLATLYASQFKIKKIKSIRQVVAAVLGGLLMGYGARMAHGCNIGALYSGIASLSLSGWIFAAFLMVGAFIGSKLLAKYFM, from the coding sequence AAAATTGATGAAAGAGCCTTTGACCTATGTGGCCGGCGCGGTGCTGCTGTCTGTTTTTCAGATCGCGCACCTGGCGTCCCTCGGCAGTGCCTGGGGCGTTACCAGTGCATTTGCGGACTGGGGCGCCTGGATTTACCAGGGCCTCGGCGGGGATGTGAGCTCCTGGGCTTATTTTGCCGGTGAAAAGGCGCAGCATACCCTGGCCGCAGGCTTCCTGCACGACGGTGGTTCCATCCGAAATATTGGGATTATCGTCGGTGCTTTACTGGCCACGCTCTACGCATCACAGTTTAAAATTAAGAAAATCAAGTCCATTCGCCAGGTAGTGGCCGCTGTCTTAGGCGGTCTCCTCATGGGCTATGGCGCCAGAATGGCTCACGGCTGTAATATCGGAGCGCTGTACAGTGGAATTGCTTCACTGTCCCTTTCTGGTTGGATTTTCGCAGCTTTCTTAATGGTCGGTGCTTTTATCGGCAGCAAGCTGCTGGCAAAGTATTTTATGTAA
- a CDS encoding FAD-dependent oxidoreductase, which produces MNKKTEKYDVVIIGGGAAGLTAGIYCGRARLKTLLIEKALVGGLATYTSEIENYPGFPAGSSGLGLMDLFHEQAKKFGVKFKLTDVRSVDFSGETKVVETFRNRFEAKVVIVATGGKPRLTGAENEDKYLYDKGISFCATCDAAANTGKTVMVIGSGDAAIEEGTFLTKFADKVIVSVMHEEGKMDCNEIAKAQALENPKMEFIWNTVAERFEGDEHLDTVVLKNIKTEESIPVKVDTCFLFIGYLPNTEWFKDILDMNRGGYLITNERMETNVPGVLAAGDVRDKFLKQVATAVGDGAIAGYGAEKYISELEVYESQVLNNGEPSVVYVWNAVDPKCRELMTTVEAFQEKHAGDLHVTNVDIYKSDGIARRLGISEVPAVLYIKDNEVQKTLTQNISMEGLEGLVD; this is translated from the coding sequence ATGAATAAGAAAACAGAGAAATATGATGTTGTAATAATCGGCGGCGGCGCCGCTGGCCTGACAGCTGGGATCTACTGCGGGCGTGCCCGTCTCAAAACCCTGCTGATCGAAAAGGCGCTGGTGGGCGGTCTCGCCACCTATACCAGTGAAATTGAAAATTATCCCGGCTTTCCAGCAGGCTCAAGCGGCCTGGGGCTTATGGATTTATTCCATGAACAGGCCAAAAAATTCGGCGTCAAGTTTAAGCTGACCGATGTGCGCTCCGTGGATTTCTCGGGTGAAACCAAGGTGGTTGAAACCTTCAGAAACCGCTTTGAAGCCAAGGTCGTCATTGTGGCCACCGGTGGAAAGCCCCGCCTGACCGGCGCCGAAAACGAGGATAAATATCTGTATGACAAGGGTATTTCCTTCTGCGCGACCTGTGACGCGGCCGCCAACACCGGAAAGACCGTGATGGTCATCGGCAGCGGAGACGCCGCCATCGAGGAAGGCACCTTCCTGACCAAGTTTGCGGACAAGGTCATTGTTTCCGTCATGCACGAGGAAGGCAAAATGGACTGTAACGAGATCGCCAAGGCCCAGGCTCTGGAAAATCCAAAGATGGAATTTATCTGGAATACCGTTGCCGAACGCTTTGAGGGCGACGAACACCTGGATACCGTTGTGCTGAAAAATATTAAAACCGAAGAATCCATCCCTGTCAAGGTGGATACCTGTTTCCTCTTTATCGGCTATCTCCCCAATACTGAATGGTTTAAGGATATCCTGGATATGAACCGTGGCGGTTACCTCATTACCAACGAACGTATGGAAACCAATGTGCCGGGTGTCCTTGCCGCAGGCGATGTCCGTGATAAATTCTTAAAACAGGTTGCCACAGCTGTAGGCGACGGCGCCATTGCTGGCTATGGTGCAGAAAAATACATCTCAGAGCTGGAAGTCTACGAAAGCCAGGTGCTCAACAATGGCGAACCCTCCGTCGTCTATGTATGGAACGCGGTAGACCCCAAATGCCGTGAGCTTATGACCACCGTAGAAGCCTTCCAGGAAAAACACGCAGGCGATCTCCACGTCACCAATGTGGATATCTACAAATCCGACGGCATTGCCAGACGTTTGGGCATCTCCGAAGTGCCGGCGGTTCTCTACATCAAGGACAACGAAGTCCAGAAAACCCTGACCCAAAATATCTCCATGGAAGGGCTTGAAGGACTGGTAGATTAG
- the deoC gene encoding deoxyribose-phosphate aldolase, protein MNNQEILSHIDHTLLKPFSTWEQIAKICNDAIENKTASVCIPPSFVKPVKEAYGDKLTICTVIGFPLGYNTTATKVFEAKEAVKEGAAEIDMVINIGALKDGKYDFVQNEIAEIKKAVGDNILKVIVETCFLTEEEKIKICELVTAAGADFIKTSTGFGTAGATREDIRLFKEHIGPNVKMKAAGGVKTKEDLVDFLELGCERIGTSSAVSMLKGGEAQGY, encoded by the coding sequence ATGAACAATCAGGAAATTTTAAGCCACATTGACCATACCTTATTAAAACCCTTTTCTACCTGGGAACAGATCGCAAAAATCTGCAATGACGCCATTGAAAACAAGACCGCGTCTGTCTGTATCCCGCCCTCCTTTGTAAAACCTGTTAAAGAAGCCTACGGCGATAAGCTGACCATCTGCACGGTTATCGGCTTCCCTCTTGGCTACAATACCACTGCCACCAAGGTTTTTGAAGCAAAAGAAGCCGTAAAGGAAGGCGCAGCCGAGATCGATATGGTCATCAACATCGGCGCTTTAAAAGACGGCAAATACGATTTTGTTCAGAATGAAATCGCAGAGATCAAAAAAGCAGTGGGGGATAATATCCTGAAAGTGATCGTTGAAACCTGTTTCCTGACCGAGGAAGAAAAAATCAAAATCTGCGAGCTGGTCACTGCCGCTGGCGCAGATTTTATCAAAACCTCTACCGGCTTCGGCACCGCTGGCGCCACCAGAGAAGATATCCGCCTGTTTAAGGAACACATTGGTCCAAACGTTAAGATGAAAGCCGCAGGCGGCGTAAAAACCAAAGAAGATCTGGTCGACTTCCTGGAACTCGGCTGTGAACGTATCGGTACCAGCTCTGCTGTCTCCATGCTCAAGGGCGGGGAAGCACAGGGGTATTAA
- a CDS encoding FGGY-family carbohydrate kinase, which produces MYEAQYFMGVDTGTQSVRVVVADISGNIVASDEQVYETYYPQPGWAEQKPADWWSCFNKAVENVTKSLSMGIRYSIKSISVCSTSSTVLAVDEQGNPMMDAIMWMDTRAVKEMEKINATADPVLEYCGGEDSVEWMIPKTLWIKNNKPEIYKDSYKIIEQLDWMNYQLCGTFATSICQAACKWNYVSCEGGWNSAFFKKIGLDDYEEKLVTDVRRLGEELGRIDPAFAEKYDLNPDMMVVQGGIDAHIGMLGLGVARPGKMAMIMGTSFVQLAFANADEKLKLEGIWGPYNEPVVPNAWLLEGGQISAGSIVKWFMREFDLNKMENPYAYMNEQVEKIAPGSDGLVALDFFQGNRTPYKDPNAKGVIYGLTLSHTKAHIYRALLESVALGTKNIIDNFEKQGCPVDMVVGCGGVTKDATWMQIIADATGKPIIVTVDPSAGALGCTIVAAVGAKAYPDFEQATKGMVKEAYTVTPNPDVYDDYQKVFDTYVELYEELKGTMSKER; this is translated from the coding sequence ATGTACGAAGCTCAATATTTTATGGGAGTTGACACCGGAACACAGAGTGTGCGTGTCGTTGTTGCAGATATCAGCGGGAATATCGTCGCCAGTGACGAGCAGGTTTATGAAACCTATTATCCACAGCCTGGCTGGGCAGAACAAAAGCCTGCGGACTGGTGGAGCTGTTTTAACAAAGCGGTTGAAAATGTTACAAAAAGCTTATCAATGGGGATCCGCTACAGCATTAAATCCATCAGCGTCTGCTCAACCTCATCCACTGTTTTAGCCGTCGACGAACAGGGGAATCCGATGATGGATGCCATCATGTGGATGGATACCCGAGCGGTTAAGGAAATGGAAAAAATCAACGCCACTGCCGATCCGGTTCTGGAATACTGCGGCGGGGAAGACTCCGTTGAGTGGATGATCCCAAAAACACTCTGGATCAAAAACAATAAACCTGAAATTTACAAGGACAGCTACAAAATCATCGAACAGCTGGACTGGATGAACTATCAGCTGTGCGGCACCTTTGCCACCTCCATCTGTCAGGCAGCCTGCAAATGGAACTATGTATCCTGCGAGGGCGGCTGGAACAGCGCGTTCTTCAAGAAGATCGGCCTGGACGATTACGAAGAAAAGCTTGTCACAGATGTCAGACGTCTCGGCGAAGAGCTTGGGAGAATTGATCCCGCTTTCGCAGAAAAATATGACTTGAACCCAGATATGATGGTTGTGCAGGGGGGCATCGACGCCCACATCGGTATGCTTGGCCTTGGCGTTGCAAGACCGGGTAAAATGGCCATGATCATGGGCACCAGTTTTGTGCAGCTCGCATTTGCCAACGCCGATGAAAAGCTGAAGCTGGAAGGCATCTGGGGCCCTTACAATGAACCCGTTGTGCCAAACGCGTGGCTTCTGGAAGGCGGCCAGATTTCTGCCGGCTCCATTGTCAAATGGTTCATGCGCGAATTTGACCTGAACAAAATGGAAAACCCCTATGCTTACATGAATGAACAGGTCGAGAAAATCGCGCCCGGTTCTGACGGCTTAGTGGCTCTGGATTTCTTCCAGGGTAACCGTACACCGTACAAAGATCCAAACGCAAAGGGCGTCATCTACGGCCTTACCTTAAGCCACACCAAAGCACACATTTACCGCGCTTTACTTGAATCCGTTGCCCTGGGCACAAAAAACATCATCGACAATTTTGAAAAACAGGGCTGCCCGGTCGATATGGTCGTTGGCTGCGGCGGCGTCACCAAGGACGCCACCTGGATGCAGATCATCGCAGACGCCACCGGCAAACCCATCATTGTTACCGTTGACCCGAGTGCTGGCGCACTGGGCTGTACCATCGTCGCCGCTGTCGGCGCAAAGGCCTATCCAGACTTCGAACAGGCCACCAAGGGGATGGTTAAGGAAGCCTACACGGTTACCCCGAACCCGGATGTATACGACGATTACCAGAAGGTTTTCGATACCTATGTTGAATTATATGAAGAACTAAAAGGCACCATGTCTAAAGAAAGATAG
- a CDS encoding galactitol-1-phosphate 5-dehydrogenase → MMKAVRMYKPGDLRVEDVPKPEMMPDEAMVKVKAVGLCGSDIPRALVYGAHVSPITIGHEFSGEIEAVGSEVKNFKPGDRVVVPPLIPCGECEWCQKGIYSLCEDYDYYGSRRDGALAEYVSVKESNLLKVPDKVSFEDAATLDPCANAYHGLMRGNFKEGDSVCVVGTGPIGLFAAQYAKLYGASKVVAVDVWDEKLEIAKKVGADVVINSTKEDAVEAVHKATDGKGANIVIDFSGAPIAQKQCILMASKMGRVVFLGISHKGLDLSEKEVDTIMRSQLSVVGSWNSFTKPYPGEDWTESLKGFDEKGMTAKDIISHRLPLDDAPAVLGEIAKGGYFYNKVMFYPDGYDGDFDTV, encoded by the coding sequence ATGATGAAAGCAGTACGTATGTATAAACCCGGAGATTTAAGAGTTGAAGATGTGCCAAAACCAGAGATGATGCCCGATGAAGCCATGGTTAAGGTAAAGGCAGTCGGCCTCTGCGGATCCGATATTCCGAGAGCGTTGGTTTATGGGGCACATGTTTCTCCAATCACCATCGGCCATGAGTTTTCTGGTGAAATCGAAGCCGTTGGTTCAGAAGTTAAGAATTTCAAACCGGGTGACCGCGTTGTGGTTCCGCCGCTTATTCCATGCGGTGAATGCGAATGGTGCCAGAAGGGAATTTACTCCTTATGCGAAGATTATGACTACTATGGTTCAAGACGTGACGGCGCGCTGGCCGAATACGTATCTGTTAAGGAATCCAACCTTTTAAAGGTTCCGGACAAGGTATCTTTTGAAGACGCCGCAACCCTCGACCCATGCGCAAACGCATACCACGGCCTGATGCGCGGTAACTTTAAAGAAGGCGACAGTGTCTGTGTTGTTGGAACAGGCCCGATCGGTTTATTTGCAGCACAGTATGCCAAATTATACGGCGCTTCTAAGGTTGTCGCAGTGGACGTCTGGGATGAAAAGCTGGAAATCGCCAAAAAGGTGGGCGCAGACGTGGTGATCAACTCCACCAAGGAGGATGCTGTCGAAGCGGTTCACAAGGCAACGGATGGTAAGGGGGCAAACATCGTCATTGACTTTTCCGGCGCTCCGATCGCGCAGAAGCAGTGTATCCTAATGGCCAGCAAAATGGGCCGTGTCGTTTTCCTGGGTATTTCTCACAAGGGCCTGGATTTAAGCGAAAAAGAAGTGGATACCATCATGAGAAGCCAGCTGAGCGTTGTCGGTTCATGGAACTCCTTCACCAAACCATACCCCGGTGAAGACTGGACAGAATCCTTAAAAGGCTTTGATGAAAAAGGCATGACCGCCAAGGATATCATCAGCCACCGCCTGCCGCTGGACGATGCGCCCGCTGTGCTCGGTGAAATTGCCAAGGGAGGCTACTTCTACAATAAAGTTATGTTCTATCCCGACGGTTATGACGGGGATTTTGATACGGTTTAA
- a CDS encoding MurR/RpiR family transcriptional regulator: MKSLLSDIRIKYNTFSKAQKRLADYILCEPEKVTLLSITELAGKGDTSETTVMRLLKKLEYDSYQVFRINLAKELTEKPGETLNEELSEEDGLATIKKKVIKHNVTAINDLEQTLSEDTIAEFLEFLAASKRVLFFGVGASASISQDALHKFGNIGINVCSHPDPHQMNIICAHSTPDDLFIAVSHTGESQEVLNAVSIARKNGSKIISLTSYANSSLAKMSDLYLLSSTNDKKYHSEAMASRIVQLTIIDILYIATFMQNEDVYFEEMNKSRIAVALNKT, from the coding sequence TTGAAATCTCTTTTATCAGATATCAGAATAAAATACAATACTTTTTCAAAGGCACAGAAGCGTTTAGCGGATTATATCCTGTGTGAGCCGGAGAAGGTGACTTTGCTGTCAATTACAGAACTGGCCGGGAAGGGCGACACCAGCGAGACAACGGTCATGCGGCTGCTTAAAAAGCTGGAATACGATTCCTACCAGGTTTTTCGTATTAACCTGGCAAAGGAATTGACTGAAAAACCGGGAGAAACCCTTAATGAAGAGCTGAGTGAGGAAGATGGCCTGGCGACCATTAAGAAAAAGGTCATCAAGCATAATGTAACAGCCATCAATGACCTGGAGCAGACCCTGAGTGAAGACACCATTGCCGAGTTTCTTGAGTTTCTCGCAGCGTCAAAGCGGGTTCTCTTTTTTGGCGTGGGCGCGTCCGCGTCCATTTCTCAGGATGCGCTGCACAAATTCGGCAATATCGGCATCAATGTGTGCAGCCATCCCGACCCGCACCAGATGAATATTATCTGCGCGCATTCGACGCCGGATGATCTTTTCATAGCGGTTTCTCACACTGGGGAGAGCCAGGAGGTGTTAAATGCGGTGTCCATTGCCCGGAAAAACGGCAGTAAAATTATCAGCCTGACCAGCTATGCCAATTCGAGCCTGGCCAAAATGTCAGATCTTTACCTGCTGAGTTCAACCAATGATAAAAAATACCATTCTGAGGCCATGGCGTCGCGTATTGTGCAGCTGACCATCATTGATATTCTTTATATTGCCACCTTTATGCAGAATGAGGATGTTTATTTTGAAGAGATGAACAAGTCCCGTATTGCTGTAGCGCTTAATAAGACCTGA
- a CDS encoding FGGY-family carbohydrate kinase: MKEKKYVVGIDLGTTSARTVVFDFDGNEIGSGQIMNPLTYPAPGRQECDGDELIKHLYRTTRLAIDNSGVDPEEIAAISTDVFRCTVALRDENGGFTMPIIIWQDMRSAEMIPEVERKLVAAGLSADELYDRCGMPLGGVNPQSNLQWILKNMPEAYEKAATIHTMMGLVTKAYGADDYYDDINDTPWVQLNGPDFQYDPQICAALGIDINKMAPLRQPGTIIGKVTAEVSARTGLAEGTPIVMGTGDQQSGCLGCGCVREGVGYACGGTAGIVAGKSFNLLRDPSRRCYVLGTPDGAWVMEGVANASGSAFKWFKEQFCDVEQLAAESLDISVYDFLTSVATKSNPGANGLFFLPYFAGAVTPNQNPNARGTYIGMTVGHTKEDFIRATMEGVNYDIRDMLDAMVSGGAPDFDMVRLTGGIFRSELWCQMQADIFNRSCEVVAVEEATALGCAMVAAVGVGIYKDFEEAEKHMVKIRRRYEPNPENVKRYEDAFRTWQQVYKSLSTGAFDQVVSFQDKYR, translated from the coding sequence ATGAAAGAAAAAAAGTATGTAGTAGGGATTGACTTAGGAACAACCAGTGCGAGAACGGTTGTGTTTGACTTTGACGGCAATGAAATCGGCTCAGGTCAGATCATGAATCCGCTGACTTATCCGGCTCCCGGACGCCAGGAATGTGACGGCGACGAGCTCATCAAGCATTTATACCGCACCACCCGCCTTGCCATTGACAACAGCGGCGTTGACCCTGAAGAAATCGCGGCCATCAGTACAGACGTGTTCCGCTGTACCGTGGCTCTGCGCGACGAAAACGGCGGCTTTACCATGCCCATCATTATCTGGCAGGATATGCGAAGCGCGGAAATGATCCCCGAGGTTGAGCGCAAGCTTGTGGCCGCCGGCTTATCTGCCGATGAGCTGTACGACCGCTGCGGCATGCCGCTGGGCGGCGTTAACCCGCAGAGCAACCTCCAGTGGATTCTGAAAAACATGCCGGAAGCCTATGAAAAGGCCGCCACCATCCACACCATGATGGGCCTTGTCACCAAGGCTTACGGCGCTGACGACTATTACGATGACATCAACGATACGCCGTGGGTACAGCTCAACGGTCCAGACTTCCAGTATGACCCGCAGATCTGCGCAGCGCTTGGTATTGATATCAATAAAATGGCGCCGCTGCGGCAGCCAGGCACCATCATCGGCAAGGTAACCGCTGAGGTTTCCGCGAGAACCGGCCTGGCAGAGGGCACTCCCATTGTCATGGGTACCGGCGACCAACAGTCCGGCTGCCTGGGCTGTGGCTGTGTGCGTGAAGGCGTCGGCTATGCCTGCGGCGGCACTGCCGGTATTGTGGCCGGCAAGTCTTTTAACCTGCTGCGCGACCCATCCAGAAGATGCTACGTTTTAGGCACACCCGACGGCGCATGGGTTATGGAAGGGGTTGCCAACGCATCCGGCTCTGCCTTCAAATGGTTTAAAGAACAGTTCTGCGACGTTGAACAGCTCGCCGCGGAATCCCTCGACATCAGCGTCTATGACTTCCTGACCTCTGTGGCCACCAAATCGAACCCTGGGGCAAACGGCCTGTTCTTCCTGCCTTACTTTGCCGGTGCGGTTACACCAAACCAGAACCCCAACGCCCGAGGCACCTATATCGGTATGACCGTCGGACACACCAAGGAAGACTTTATCCGCGCCACCATGGAAGGGGTAAACTATGATATCCGCGATATGCTGGACGCCATGGTCTCCGGCGGCGCTCCGGACTTTGACATGGTCCGACTGACCGGCGGTATCTTCCGCTCAGAGCTCTGGTGCCAGATGCAGGCCGATATCTTCAACCGCTCCTGCGAAGTTGTCGCCGTGGAAGAAGCTACGGCCCTCGGCTGTGCCATGGTCGCCGCTGTCGGCGTAGGCATCTATAAGGACTTTGAGGAAGCCGAAAAACACATGGTAAAAATCCGCAGACGCTATGAGCCAAATCCGGAAAATGTAAAACGCTACGAGGACGCCTTCCGTACCTGGCAGCAGGTTTACAAATCCCTGTCTACCGGCGCCTTTGACCAAGTGGTATCCTTCCAGGATAAATACCGCTAA
- a CDS encoding DUF1667 domain-containing protein — protein MEKHITCIGCPLGCAVTVTMDQGEITDITGHTCSRGEKYARKEVTQPTRIVTSIVKVNEGDIQMVSVKTESDIPKDKIFDCMEAIRKIVVTAPVKIGDIIVPDVCGTGVNIIATKNIDKKTC, from the coding sequence ATGGAAAAACATATCACCTGTATTGGATGCCCTCTCGGCTGTGCTGTCACTGTCACCATGGATCAGGGGGAAATCACCGACATCACCGGACACACCTGCAGCCGCGGCGAAAAGTATGCGCGTAAAGAGGTTACACAACCCACCCGGATCGTTACCTCCATTGTCAAAGTCAATGAAGGGGATATCCAGATGGTGTCGGTCAAGACAGAATCCGACATACCAAAGGATAAAATATTTGACTGCATGGAGGCGATCCGAAAAATCGTTGTAACCGCACCTGTGAAAATTGGGGATATTATTGTACCGGATGTCTGCGGCACTGGGGTCAATATTATTGCCACCAAAAACATCGACAAAAAAACTTGCTAG
- a CDS encoding NAD(P)/FAD-dependent oxidoreductase, which yields MKSYEIVIIGGGPAGLAAAISAKRAGVNDILIVERDRRLGGILNQCIHNGFGLHTFKEELTGPEYAQRFIDEVVDLGIEYKLNTMVVDIEGDKVLTIMNSTDGLVRLKAKAIVLAMGCRERPRGALNIPGCRPAGIYSAGTAQRFVNIEGFMPGREIVILGSGDIGLIMARRLTLEGAKVKVVAEIMPYSGGLKRNIVQCLDDYGIPLKLSHTVVNIKGQERVESVTIAQVDENMKPVPGTEEEYSCDTLLLSVGLIPENELSSKMDVGLDRKTNGPIVGESFETNVEGVFACGNVLHVHDLVDYVSEEAACAGKCAAKYVLKQQKPEPGPVIELVTGEGVSYTVPKTIDLNRMGETLKVRFRVSGVYENSSVSVYFDDKCVKHRKKRIVTPGEMEQIELARQDLQAEPDLKQILIKIEEA from the coding sequence ATGAAGTCTTATGAAATAGTCATCATCGGCGGAGGGCCGGCAGGACTTGCCGCCGCCATTTCCGCCAAACGAGCGGGCGTCAATGATATTTTGATCGTGGAGAGAGACCGGCGGCTCGGCGGCATTTTAAACCAGTGTATTCACAACGGTTTTGGCCTGCACACCTTCAAGGAGGAGCTGACCGGGCCGGAATACGCCCAGCGCTTCATCGACGAGGTGGTTGATCTGGGTATCGAATACAAGCTGAACACCATGGTGGTGGACATTGAGGGAGACAAGGTCCTCACCATCATGAACAGCACCGATGGTCTGGTCAGGCTTAAGGCAAAGGCCATCGTACTGGCCATGGGCTGCCGGGAACGCCCCCGGGGCGCCCTCAACATTCCCGGCTGCCGGCCCGCGGGCATTTACAGCGCCGGCACTGCCCAGCGTTTTGTCAACATTGAGGGTTTTATGCCCGGCCGCGAGATCGTTATTCTCGGCTCTGGAGATATCGGCCTCATCATGGCCAGACGCCTGACCCTGGAAGGGGCAAAGGTAAAGGTCGTCGCTGAGATTATGCCCTACTCCGGCGGTCTTAAGCGCAACATCGTCCAGTGCCTGGACGACTACGGCATTCCGCTTAAGCTGAGCCACACGGTTGTAAACATCAAAGGGCAGGAACGGGTGGAAAGCGTCACCATCGCCCAGGTGGATGAAAACATGAAGCCTGTCCCCGGAACCGAGGAGGAATACAGCTGTGATACGCTCCTGCTGTCTGTGGGCCTCATCCCTGAAAATGAGCTTTCCAGTAAAATGGATGTCGGCCTTGACCGGAAAACAAACGGCCCAATCGTGGGTGAAAGCTTTGAGACCAACGTGGAAGGCGTTTTTGCCTGCGGCAACGTCCTCCATGTCCACGACCTGGTCGACTATGTTTCAGAAGAAGCTGCCTGCGCAGGAAAATGCGCGGCGAAGTATGTCCTGAAACAGCAAAAACCTGAACCCGGGCCCGTCATCGAGCTGGTCACAGGGGAGGGCGTCAGCTATACGGTTCCCAAAACCATTGACCTGAACCGTATGGGCGAAACCCTCAAGGTCCGCTTCCGCGTCAGCGGTGTTTATGAAAACAGCTCGGTCTCTGTTTACTTTGACGATAAGTGCGTCAAGCACCGCAAAAAGCGGATTGTCACTCCAGGGGAAATGGAACAAATCGAACTCGCCCGACAGGATCTCCAGGCTGAACCGGACTTAAAACAGATTCTGATTAAAATCGAGGAGGCCTGA
- a CDS encoding NAD(P)/FAD-dependent oxidoreductase, producing MYDLVIIGAGVTGCCIAREISKYEINACVIEKGDDVASGTSKANTGVIHTGLEADPGSLMAKLCVEGNRLMWELSEELDFPVKKNGKFIVCTHEEDLPKLQEQLEHAEKNGVPGCRIVPRDEVLRLEPNLTERTVAALYAPTGGVICPFNLAIAMGENANVNGVEFKFETEAYDIIKTDGFYTIKTSRGDIQTKAIANAAGVYADKFHNMVSEKKIHITPRKGEYIFFDKSLGTIFNATVVPLPGKMGKGIAASQTIHGNFFVGPTADDVDDKESFQTTQEVLDSLKEIAASPDFLHKNPLPLNKIITSFVGLRAHEDHHEFIVEEVADAENFFDAAGIESPGLTSSPAIGVMLSGIIAEKMQLKKKPNFIARRKGVLKFDSLSDEEKIALIKEKPEYGNIVCRCEMVTEGEIMDAINRPIGAKSMDSVKRRTRAGMGRCQAGFCTPRTMEILSRELGIKMTDITKKGGASQLLIGCDKEIGQE from the coding sequence ATGTATGATCTTGTGATCATCGGCGCCGGTGTTACCGGCTGCTGCATAGCACGCGAAATATCAAAATATGAAATAAACGCATGCGTCATCGAAAAAGGGGATGACGTGGCTTCGGGAACCTCAAAGGCCAACACCGGTGTTATCCACACCGGCCTTGAGGCTGACCCAGGCTCCCTGATGGCAAAGTTATGCGTTGAAGGTAATCGATTAATGTGGGAGCTTTCTGAGGAACTGGATTTCCCGGTAAAGAAAAATGGAAAATTCATTGTCTGCACCCATGAGGAAGACCTGCCAAAGCTCCAGGAACAGCTGGAGCACGCTGAGAAAAACGGTGTCCCGGGCTGCCGCATCGTCCCCAGAGATGAGGTGCTCAGGCTTGAGCCCAACCTCACAGAGCGGACCGTCGCCGCGCTCTATGCGCCCACCGGCGGCGTGATCTGTCCTTTTAATCTCGCCATCGCCATGGGCGAAAACGCAAACGTCAACGGCGTAGAGTTCAAATTTGAAACCGAAGCCTATGACATTATCAAAACGGACGGCTTCTACACCATCAAAACCAGCCGCGGCGATATCCAGACAAAAGCCATCGCCAACGCTGCCGGCGTCTACGCCGATAAATTTCACAACATGGTCAGTGAAAAGAAAATCCACATCACCCCCAGAAAGGGCGAGTATATTTTCTTTGACAAATCACTGGGAACCATCTTCAACGCGACGGTGGTACCGCTTCCCGGCAAGATGGGTAAGGGCATCGCCGCTTCCCAGACCATCCACGGCAACTTTTTCGTAGGACCGACCGCCGACGACGTGGACGACAAGGAATCCTTCCAGACCACCCAGGAGGTGCTGGACTCACTGAAGGAAATCGCCGCTTCACCGGATTTTCTTCATAAAAACCCTCTGCCGCTGAATAAAATTATCACCTCCTTTGTGGGCCTGCGCGCACATGAGGACCACCACGAGTTCATCGTTGAGGAAGTGGCCGACGCTGAAAACTTTTTTGACGCCGCTGGTATCGAGTCACCGGGCCTCACCAGCTCACCAGCCATTGGCGTGATGCTCTCTGGAATCATCGCGGAGAAGATGCAGCTTAAAAAGAAACCGAACTTCATCGCCAGACGCAAGGGTGTCCTGAAATTCGACAGCCTGTCCGACGAAGAAAAAATAGCGCTCATCAAGGAAAAACCCGAATACGGCAATATTGTGTGCCGCTGCGAGATGGTCACCGAGGGCGAAATCATGGACGCCATCAACCGTCCCATCGGCGCAAAGTCCATGGATTCTGTCAAGCGCAGAACCCGGGCCGGCATGGGACGCTGCCAGGCAGGCTTCTGTACACCGCGCACCATGGAAATCCTTTCCAGAGAGCTGGGCATTAAAATGACAGACATCACCAAAAAAGGCGGTGCATCGCAGCTTCTGATCGGCTGTGACAAAGAAATCGGACAGGAATGA